One window of the Hippoglossus hippoglossus isolate fHipHip1 chromosome 9, fHipHip1.pri, whole genome shotgun sequence genome contains the following:
- the LOC117767258 gene encoding dynein regulatory complex protein 10-like: MSAKTGTVLATTNAKTQSKDRLKNHDLSEAIPLSVEAQPISRILEIRISQVEIAVTLPAILRFNSASRVVDKKLISVLQKHQLLAERLKRETLDGLEKEAEGEDGEERKRAKTRLERDIKNSVRDLLRLLRSHPDAISGLRAERGVEAGESECQLIRGLKMFHSQMVDKLLTSVHEELQLVLYKPSSSSPAHSLVHKAPVEEEVAAAMKSIDAKISQKNEEIKNVQQSLDNTITAAQKVFISPTYKKSQPHISEKQASMQQEVNQLNNQLNSLLLEYKQAERALQEKNEILETEIEYLLEQFDSDMAEKQADLELNEIDCERLEEEERKLKEPYSILEIEYDQIQERHRLAEEKRQEEMKELELKTKAAIFAQAWWRGYSTRRDLKNKGKKKKGKKDKGKKGKGKKK, translated from the exons ATGTCTGCAAAAACTGGAACAGTGTTGGCAACAACAAACGCAAAGACCCAATCGAAGGATCGGCTAAAGAACCATGACCTGTCAGAGGCAATCCCTCTCTCTGTTGAGGCTCAGCCCATCTCAAGAATACTGGAAATTCGCATCAGTCAAGTTGAGATTGCAGTAACTCTGCCTGCTATCCTTCGCTTCAACAGCGCTTCTAGAGTTGTGGACAAGAAGTTGATAAGTGTACTTCAAAAGCATCAACTGTTAGCTGAAAgactgaagagagagacactaGACGGTCTCgagaaggaggcagagggagaagatggagaagaaaggaagaggGCAAAGACACGGCTTGAGAGGGACATCAAGAACTCTGTCAGGGATCTGCTCAGGCTTCTACGGTCGCATCCAGACGCCATTTCTGGTTTGAGGGCAGAGCGAGGTGTGGAAGCGGGGGAGAGTGAGTGTCAACTAATCAGGGGGCTTAAGATGTTTCACAGCCAAATGGTCGACAAGTTGCTGACCAGTGTGCACGAGGAGCTACAGCTGGTCCTCTACAAGCCGTCGTCTTCATCCCCTGCCCACAGTCTGGTGCACAAGGCTCCAGTGGAGGAAGAGGTAGCTGCAGCCATGAAGTCAATAGATGCAAAG atttctcagaaaaATGAGGAGATCAAAAATGTGCAGCAATCTCTGGACAACACAATAACGGCAGCAcaaaaagtgtttatttcacCCACATACAAGAAGAGTCAGCCACATATATCAGAGAAACAAGCCAGTATGCAGCAGGAAGTTAATCAACTGAACAATCAGCTCAACAGTTTGCTCCTTGAATacaaacaggcagagagagcaCTCCAAGAG aaaaatgaaatactggAGACAGAAATCGAGTATTTGCTCGAACAGTTTGACAGTGACATGGCAGAAAAGCAG GCCGACCTGGAGCTGAATGAAATTGACTGTGAAaggttggaggaggaggagaggaagctgaAGGAACCCTACTCTATCCTAGAAATAGAGTACGACCAGATCCAGGAGAGGCATCGGCtggcagaggagaagagacaggaggagatgaaggagctggagctgaagacCAAAGCTGCGATTTTCGCCCAAGCGTGGTGGAGAGGCTACAGCACCCGCAGGGACTTGAAgaacaaggggaaaaaaaagaagggcaaaaaagacaaaggcaAAAAAGGCAAAGGCAAAAAGAAATGA
- the tpcn1 gene encoding two pore calcium channel protein 1 isoform X2, giving the protein MESDDDVPLILTWDEANSGLLSEEAERGDENGGAGNYDIVNNAVISTPGPQNHRAQNVSLRQSWEMNYQEAAIYLQEGENNDKFFTHPRNPKALAAYLFAHNHLFYMMELLTGLMLMMLSLCEAPAVPSLRLDVYVHATLELLALVMVAFELCMKLRWLGFHTFIRHKRTMVKTCVLLLQFVEAIVVLIRQTSHVRVTRALRPIFLVDCRYCGAVRRNLRQIFQSLPPFIDILLLLLFFMVIFAILGFCLFSPNTADPYFSTLENSLVSLFVLLTTANFPDVMMPAYSKNRWSCVFFIVYLSIELYFVMNLLLAVVFDTFNDVEKMKFKSLLLHKRSAIDHAFQLLVSRQRPMGVSLKQFDGLMRFYRPRMSARDRFLTYKALNTSGAPMLSLQDFYKFYEVTGLKWKARRSGEHWFDDLPHTTFLIFKGINLLVKSKAFQYTMYVVVAVNGVWILVETYTLNSGFSWSRIVPWSYIVFLTIYGVEVLLKITGLGPMAYITNGWNLFDFSVTVFAFLGLIALAFDMEPFYFIVVLRPFQLLRLFKIKQRYRNVLDTMFELFPRMASLGLTLIIFYYSFAIVGMEFFADVVYPNCCNTSTVADSYRQINVTYGNKTVLEEGYYYLNNFNNILSSFVTLFELTVVNNWYITMEGVTSMTSHWSRLYFMTFYIVTMVVMTIIVAFILDAFVFRMNYSRKNREPVENPEDENRIVFEVEVSRDEALATLELYKQTCPGQSSLSSLQGVLQTMDRSGHSSLVYLGRRSRTKSDLSMKMYEEEMQEWFAEYSRESLPQLDQSPERDLDIPDSNPSPFPEPQLNSQTGPHSIN; this is encoded by the exons atggaGTCTGACGACGATGTGCCGCTCATCTTAACCTGGGACGAAGCGAACAGCGGTCTGCTCAGCGAGGAGGcggagagaggagacgaga atGGAGGTGCAGGCAATTATGACATAGTGAACAATGCAGTGATCTCAACACCAGGGCCACAAAACCACAGAGCCCAGAATGTGTCATTACGGCAAAGCTGGGAGATGAACTACCAGGAGGCAGCCATCTACCTACAG GAAGGAGAGAACAATGATAAGTTCTTCACGCACCCTCGGAACCCAAAGGCACTGGCAGCGTACCTGTTTGCACACAACCACCTGTTCTACATGATGGAGCTGCTGACAGGCctgatgctgatgatgctgTCGCTGTGCGAAGCTCCCGCCGTGCCCTCGCTGCGCCTGGATGTTTAC GTCCATGCTACCCTGGAGCTGCTGGCTCTGGTGATGGTGGCGTTCGAGCTGTGCATGAAACTGCGCTGGTTGGGCTTCCACACCTTCATACGACACAAGAGGACCATGGTGAAG ACGTGCGTGTTGCTGCTACAGTTCGTGGAGGCCATAGTGGTTCTCATCAGACAGACGTCTCACGTGCGTGTGACCAGAGCTCTCAGGCCAATATTCCTGGTGGACTGTAGATACTGCGGAGCTGTGCGCAG aaACTTGCGTCAGATCTTCCAGTCCCTCCCACCTTTTATTGacatcctcctgctgctgcttttcttcatGGTTATATTTGCTATCTTGG gtttctgcctcttctctccAAACACTGCTGACCCC tACTTCAGCACTCTGGAGAACAGCCTCGTcagtctgtttgtgttgctgaCCACAGCAAA TTTCCCCGATGTGATGATGCCAGCGTACTCCAAGAACCGCTGGTCCTGTGTCTTCTTCATCGTTTACCTTTCCATAGAGCTCTACTTCGTCATGAACCTG ctcctggcTGTCGTGTTTGATACATTTAATGATGTAGAGAAGATGAAGTTTAAGTCCCTTTTACTTCACAAACGCTCTGCTATTGACCACGCCTTTCAGCTGCTAGTTAGCCGGCAG AGGCCGATGGGCGTGTCGCTGAAACAGTTTGACGGCCTGATGCGGTTTTACAGACCCCGGATGTCTGCAAGGGACCGCTTCCTCACGTACAAAGCTCTGAACACCTCCGGGGCTCCGATGCTCAG TCTACAGGACTTTTACAAGTTCTATGAGGTCACTGGCCTTAAATGGAAG gCACGACGAAGTGGAGAGCATTGGTTTGATGACCTTCCTCATACAACCTTCCTCATTTTTAAAG GGATCAATCTGCTGGTGAAGTCTAAGGCTTTCCAGTATACCATGT ATGTGGTGGTGGCTGTTAACGGTGTGTGGATCCTTGTGGAGACGTACACGCTGAATA gtggaTTTTCCTGGTCCAGAATTGTTCCCTGGAgttatattgtttttctgacCA TTTATGGCGTAGAGGTGTTATTGAAAATAACAGGTTTGGGGCCAATGGCTTATATCACCAATGGGTGGAATCT GTTTGACTTCTCTGTGACGGTCTTTGCCTTCCTGGGCCTGATTGCTCTTGCATTCGATATGGAGCCATTTTACTTTATTGTGGTGCTCAGACCATTTCAGCTGCTACG GTTGTTTAAGATAAAGCAGCGGTATCGTAATGTGTTAGACACCATGTTCGAGCTCTTCCCAAGAATGGCCAGTCTGGGGTTGACCCTAATCATCTTCTACTACTCCTTTGCAATTGTGGGAATGGAGTTTTTTGCAGATGTTGTCTACCCCAACTGCTGCAA CACCAGCACCGTGGCAGACTCCTACAGACAGATCAACGTCACATATGGGAACAAAACAGTGTTGGAAGAGGGCTACTATTATCTCAATAACTTCAACAATATTCTCAGCAGCTTTG tgACTCTATTTGAACTGACTGTGGTCAATAACTGGTACATCACCATG GAAGGAGTAACCTCTATGACGAGCCACTGGAGCCGTCTGTACTTCATGACCTTTTACATAGTTACCATG GTGGTGATGACCATCATTGTGGCTTTCATTCTGGATGCGTTTGTGTTCCGAATGAACTACAGCCGCAAGAACCGGGAACCAGTGGAGAACCCAGAGG atgAGAACAGGATCGTGTTTGAAGTAGAGGTGAGTCGAGATGAAGCTCTGGCCACACTAGAGCTGTACAAACAGACATGTCCAGGACAGTCGTCCCTCAGCTCTCTACAGGGAGTCCTGCAAACTATGGACAGGAGCGGC CACTCCTCTCTAGTGTACCTAGGCCGCAGGTCGAGGACGAAGAGTGACCTCAGCATGAAAATGTATGAGGAAGAGATGCAG GAGTGGTTTGCAGAGTATTCAAGGGAAAGCCTGCCTCAGCTAGACCAAAGCCCAGAGCGGGATCTGGACATTCCCGACTCTAACCCGTCACCCTTCCCAGAGCCTCAGCTCAACTCACAGACTGGACCTCACAGCATCAACTAA
- the tpcn1 gene encoding two pore calcium channel protein 1 isoform X1, with translation MECVCRQTAGLHEDHTHNESPVLTSSYTSQLELGRIDGGAGNYDIVNNAVISTPGPQNHRAQNVSLRQSWEMNYQEAAIYLQEGENNDKFFTHPRNPKALAAYLFAHNHLFYMMELLTGLMLMMLSLCEAPAVPSLRLDVYVHATLELLALVMVAFELCMKLRWLGFHTFIRHKRTMVKTCVLLLQFVEAIVVLIRQTSHVRVTRALRPIFLVDCRYCGAVRRNLRQIFQSLPPFIDILLLLLFFMVIFAILGFCLFSPNTADPYFSTLENSLVSLFVLLTTANFPDVMMPAYSKNRWSCVFFIVYLSIELYFVMNLLLAVVFDTFNDVEKMKFKSLLLHKRSAIDHAFQLLVSRQRPMGVSLKQFDGLMRFYRPRMSARDRFLTYKALNTSGAPMLSLQDFYKFYEVTGLKWKARRSGEHWFDDLPHTTFLIFKGINLLVKSKAFQYTMYVVVAVNGVWILVETYTLNSGFSWSRIVPWSYIVFLTIYGVEVLLKITGLGPMAYITNGWNLFDFSVTVFAFLGLIALAFDMEPFYFIVVLRPFQLLRLFKIKQRYRNVLDTMFELFPRMASLGLTLIIFYYSFAIVGMEFFADVVYPNCCNTSTVADSYRQINVTYGNKTVLEEGYYYLNNFNNILSSFVTLFELTVVNNWYITMEGVTSMTSHWSRLYFMTFYIVTMVVMTIIVAFILDAFVFRMNYSRKNREPVENPEDENRIVFEVEVSRDEALATLELYKQTCPGQSSLSSLQGVLQTMDRSGHSSLVYLGRRSRTKSDLSMKMYEEEMQEWFAEYSRESLPQLDQSPERDLDIPDSNPSPFPEPQLNSQTGPHSIN, from the exons atggagtgtgtgtgcaggcagacAGCTGGGCTCCATGAAGATCACACCCATAATGAGAGTCCTGTACTGACCTCCTCCTATACTTCACAATTAGAACTGGGCCGCATTG atGGAGGTGCAGGCAATTATGACATAGTGAACAATGCAGTGATCTCAACACCAGGGCCACAAAACCACAGAGCCCAGAATGTGTCATTACGGCAAAGCTGGGAGATGAACTACCAGGAGGCAGCCATCTACCTACAG GAAGGAGAGAACAATGATAAGTTCTTCACGCACCCTCGGAACCCAAAGGCACTGGCAGCGTACCTGTTTGCACACAACCACCTGTTCTACATGATGGAGCTGCTGACAGGCctgatgctgatgatgctgTCGCTGTGCGAAGCTCCCGCCGTGCCCTCGCTGCGCCTGGATGTTTAC GTCCATGCTACCCTGGAGCTGCTGGCTCTGGTGATGGTGGCGTTCGAGCTGTGCATGAAACTGCGCTGGTTGGGCTTCCACACCTTCATACGACACAAGAGGACCATGGTGAAG ACGTGCGTGTTGCTGCTACAGTTCGTGGAGGCCATAGTGGTTCTCATCAGACAGACGTCTCACGTGCGTGTGACCAGAGCTCTCAGGCCAATATTCCTGGTGGACTGTAGATACTGCGGAGCTGTGCGCAG aaACTTGCGTCAGATCTTCCAGTCCCTCCCACCTTTTATTGacatcctcctgctgctgcttttcttcatGGTTATATTTGCTATCTTGG gtttctgcctcttctctccAAACACTGCTGACCCC tACTTCAGCACTCTGGAGAACAGCCTCGTcagtctgtttgtgttgctgaCCACAGCAAA TTTCCCCGATGTGATGATGCCAGCGTACTCCAAGAACCGCTGGTCCTGTGTCTTCTTCATCGTTTACCTTTCCATAGAGCTCTACTTCGTCATGAACCTG ctcctggcTGTCGTGTTTGATACATTTAATGATGTAGAGAAGATGAAGTTTAAGTCCCTTTTACTTCACAAACGCTCTGCTATTGACCACGCCTTTCAGCTGCTAGTTAGCCGGCAG AGGCCGATGGGCGTGTCGCTGAAACAGTTTGACGGCCTGATGCGGTTTTACAGACCCCGGATGTCTGCAAGGGACCGCTTCCTCACGTACAAAGCTCTGAACACCTCCGGGGCTCCGATGCTCAG TCTACAGGACTTTTACAAGTTCTATGAGGTCACTGGCCTTAAATGGAAG gCACGACGAAGTGGAGAGCATTGGTTTGATGACCTTCCTCATACAACCTTCCTCATTTTTAAAG GGATCAATCTGCTGGTGAAGTCTAAGGCTTTCCAGTATACCATGT ATGTGGTGGTGGCTGTTAACGGTGTGTGGATCCTTGTGGAGACGTACACGCTGAATA gtggaTTTTCCTGGTCCAGAATTGTTCCCTGGAgttatattgtttttctgacCA TTTATGGCGTAGAGGTGTTATTGAAAATAACAGGTTTGGGGCCAATGGCTTATATCACCAATGGGTGGAATCT GTTTGACTTCTCTGTGACGGTCTTTGCCTTCCTGGGCCTGATTGCTCTTGCATTCGATATGGAGCCATTTTACTTTATTGTGGTGCTCAGACCATTTCAGCTGCTACG GTTGTTTAAGATAAAGCAGCGGTATCGTAATGTGTTAGACACCATGTTCGAGCTCTTCCCAAGAATGGCCAGTCTGGGGTTGACCCTAATCATCTTCTACTACTCCTTTGCAATTGTGGGAATGGAGTTTTTTGCAGATGTTGTCTACCCCAACTGCTGCAA CACCAGCACCGTGGCAGACTCCTACAGACAGATCAACGTCACATATGGGAACAAAACAGTGTTGGAAGAGGGCTACTATTATCTCAATAACTTCAACAATATTCTCAGCAGCTTTG tgACTCTATTTGAACTGACTGTGGTCAATAACTGGTACATCACCATG GAAGGAGTAACCTCTATGACGAGCCACTGGAGCCGTCTGTACTTCATGACCTTTTACATAGTTACCATG GTGGTGATGACCATCATTGTGGCTTTCATTCTGGATGCGTTTGTGTTCCGAATGAACTACAGCCGCAAGAACCGGGAACCAGTGGAGAACCCAGAGG atgAGAACAGGATCGTGTTTGAAGTAGAGGTGAGTCGAGATGAAGCTCTGGCCACACTAGAGCTGTACAAACAGACATGTCCAGGACAGTCGTCCCTCAGCTCTCTACAGGGAGTCCTGCAAACTATGGACAGGAGCGGC CACTCCTCTCTAGTGTACCTAGGCCGCAGGTCGAGGACGAAGAGTGACCTCAGCATGAAAATGTATGAGGAAGAGATGCAG GAGTGGTTTGCAGAGTATTCAAGGGAAAGCCTGCCTCAGCTAGACCAAAGCCCAGAGCGGGATCTGGACATTCCCGACTCTAACCCGTCACCCTTCCCAGAGCCTCAGCTCAACTCACAGACTGGACCTCACAGCATCAACTAA
- the slc8b1 gene encoding mitochondrial sodium/calcium exchanger protein has protein sequence MSCGVLLPLALLLSSGQLRASCGSLLRNLPGAGLSGQTANYTLTGMFQNDEDQCDHVMNISTMDRCAFVKNTPDCIMEDGFINYLHVAFCLLPPNLTPLTITLCIVWLLFLFVVLGLTASKFFCPNLSAISTSLHLTHNVAGVTFLALGNGAPDIFSAMAAFSHPHTAGLAVGALFGAGIFVTTVVAGSVALVKPFAVASRPFLRDVIFYMVAVFWTFLMLYRGTTAMAETLGYLGLYVVYVLTVIISAYIYSRQKHSMNTSVQTDPQIPDFHSSDSSDDDVPCLIGGNNQEYESEYRPLLPYSESTSQILLSSLNPVDNRKWRRKPWGWRVLKALKTPLEFVLLLCIPVVDPDKEDKNWRRPLNCLHLITGPLVCVLTFQSGQYGLILIEGQFPVWLLTLLLGFFLSAIVFCTTTNDHPPKYHPLFALLGFLVSAVLISAAASEVVSLLHMLGVVLSLSNTVLGLTLLAWGNSIGDCFADITIARQGYPRMAISACFGGIIFNMLFGVGLGCLLQMVKTHSDVQFESEGLLTWILAGSLGLSLVLSFVIVPLSRFHLGRTYGIFLLVFYFIFLLIALLTEFRVI, from the exons tGTGACCATGTGATGAACATCAGTACCATGGACCGCTGTGCATTTGTGAAGAACACACCAGACTGTATCATGGAAGATGGATTCATCAACTACCTCCATGTGGCCTTTTGTCTGCTGCCGCCCAACCTCACGCCTCTCACCATCACTCTCTGT ATTGTAtggctgctcttcctcttcgtcgTTCTCGGACTCACAGCCTCTAAGTT TTTCTGCCCCAACCTGTCGGCCATCTCCACCAGTCTGCACCTCACTCACAACGTGGCC GGTGTGACTTTTCTGGCTCTTGGTAACGGAGCTCCTGACATCTTCAGTGCCATGGCAGCTttctctcacccacacaccGCTGGGCTCGCTGTTGGAGCCTTATTTg GAGCTGGTATATTTGTCACCACAGTAGTTGCCGGCAGCGTGGCGCTGGTCAAGCCTTTTGCCGTGGCCTCCCGTCCCTTTCTACGTGATGTCATCTTCTACATGGTTGCAGTGTTCTGGACTTTCCTCATGCTGTACAGAGGAACCACGGCAATGGCAGAAACTCTGG GGTACTTGGGCCTCTACGTGGTGTATGTATTGACTGTTATTATCAGTGCTTACATCTACAGCCGGCAAAAACATTCAATGAACACAAGTGTCCAGACTGATCCACAAATTCCAG ACTTTCACTCGTCCGACTCGTCTGACGATGACGTACCCTGCCTGATTGGTGGGAACAACCAGGAGTACG AGTCAGAGTACAGGCCACTTCTGCCGTACTCTGAGTCCACAAGTCAGATCCTGCTGAGTTCCCTGAACCCAGTggacaacaggaagtggaggaggaagccGTGGGGCTGGAGAGTGCTCAAAGctctgaag ACACCTCTAGAGTtcgtgctgctgctctgcatcccCGTAGTCGACCCTGATAAAGAAGACAAGAACTGGAGACGTCCACTGAACTGCCTCCACCTGATCACTGGCCCACTGGTGTGTGTGCTCACCTTCCAGTCGGGACAAT ATGGACTCATATTGATCGAAGGGCAGTTTCCCGTCTGGCTGCTGACGCTTCTGCTGGGATTTTTTCTGTCTGCAATTGTCTTCTGCACCACCACCAATGACCACCCCCCCAAATATCATCCA CTCTTTGCTCTTCTGGGCTTCCTGGTGAGTGCAGTGTTGATCAGTGCAGCGGCGTCGGAAGTGGTCAGTCTTCTGCACATGCTCGGTGTGGTGCTAAGTCTCAGCAACACTGTCCTGGGCCTGACTCTGTTGGCCTGGGGCAACAGCATAGGAG ACTGTTTCGCCGACATCACCATTGCCCGGCAGGGTTACCCACGGATGGCCATATCTGCCTGCTTTGGAGGCATCATTTTCA ACATGCTGTTTGGAGTGGGTTTGGGATGTCTGTTGCAGATGGTTAAAACGCACTCTGACGTGCAG TTTGAATCAGAGGGTTTGCTGACGTGGATTCTCGCAGGATCTCTGGGTTTGTCTCTGGTCCTGTCCTTCGTCATTGTTCCATTGAGCCGGTTCCACTTGGGTCGGACCTATGGgatcttcctcctcgtcttctaTTTCATCTTCCTCCTTATTGCACTGCTCACAGAGTTTCGCGTCATATAG
- the LOC117767259 gene encoding dynein regulatory complex protein 10-like, producing MSTKEATVPATANAKKKSEAVLKNHDLSEKLMLFVEAQHISSILENRISQIEIAVTLPATLRFNSASSVVDEKLNRALEKHQLLAERLETETLDGLEKEAEGENGEERKRANTRLERDIKNSVRDLLRLLRSHPDAISGLRAERGVEVGESECQLIRGLKMFHSQMVDKLLTSVYEELQLVLYKPSSSSPAHSLVHMVPVEEEVAAALKSTNAKISQKNVDIANLQESLDANNTQKLHISPTYKKSQPHISEKQASMQQEVDPLNNQLNSLLRENKQAERALQEKNEKVEMEIEYLLQKFDSDMEEKQADLELNEIECEREEEELRKQKEPFSVLEADYDQIQERRRLAEEKRQEEMKELELKTKAAIFAQAWWRGYSTRKALKNKGKNKKGKKGKGKMK from the exons ATGTCTACAAAGGAGGCAACAGTGCCAGCAACGGCAAATGCAAAGAAGAAATCGGAGGCTGTTCTAAAGAACCATGACCTGTCAGAGAAACTGATGCTATTTGTTGAGGCTCAGCACATCTCAAGCATACTGGAGAATCGCATCAGTCAAATTGAGATTGCAGTAACTCTGCCTGCTACCCTCCGCTTCAACAGCGCTTCTAGCGTTGTGGATGAGAAGTTGAACAGGGCACTTGAAAAGCATCAACTGTTAGCTGAAAGATTGGAGACAGAGACACTAGATGGTCTCgagaaggaggcagagggagaaaatggagaagaaaggaagagagcAAACACACGGCTTGAGAGGGACATCAAGAACTCTGTCAGGGATCTGCTCAGGCTTCTACGGTCGCATCCAGATGCCATTTCTGGTTTGAGGGCAGAGCGAGGTGTGGAAGTGGGGGAGAGTGAGTGTCAACTAATCAGGGGGCTTAAGATGTTTCACAGCCAAATGGTCGACAAGTTGCTGACCAGTGTGTATGAGGAGCTACAGCTGGTCCTCTACAAGCCGTCGTCTTCATCCCCTGCCCACAGTCTGGTGCACATGGTTCCAGTGGAGGAAGAGGTAGCTGCAGCCTTAAAGTCAACAAATGCAAAG atttctcagaaaaATGTGGATATCGCAAATTTGCAGGAGTCTCTGGACGCgaacaacacacaaaaactgcATATTTCACCCACATACAAGAAGAGTCAGCCACATATATCAGAGAAACAAGCCAGTATGCAGCAGGAAGTTGATCCGCTGAACAATCAGCTCAACAGTTTGCTCCgtgaaaacaaacaggcagagagagcaCTCCAAGAG aaaaatgaaaaagtggagATGGAAATTGAGTATTTGCTCCAAAAGTTTGACAGTGACATGGAAGAAAAGCAG GCCGACCTGGAGCTGAATGAAATTGAGTGTgaacgggaggaggaggagctgaggaagcAGAAGGAACCCTTCTCTGTCCTAGAAGCAGACTACGACCAGATCCAGGAGAGGCGTCGGCtggcagaggagaagagacaggaggagatgaaggagctggagctgaagacCAAAGCTGCGATTTTCGCCCAAGCGTGGTGGAGAGGCTACAGCACCCGCAAGGCCTTGAAGAACAAGGGGAAAAATAAGAAGGGCAAAAAAGGCAAAGGCAAAATGAAATGA